One window from the genome of Kryptolebias marmoratus isolate JLee-2015 linkage group LG1, ASM164957v2, whole genome shotgun sequence encodes:
- the si:dkey-1k23.3 gene encoding heat shock protein beta-1 isoform X2: protein MSEPAKTEELCDVGLPPVLDPGDPRRMNADWFKRSLAACSWLGIVPAPLFVPSISESMHPPGQKIRKWRVNMDVAHFCPSEISLRARGGFLEVQGKHDERPDEHGFIARCFSRKYRLPTEVDVTKLTSTLSVDGILTIEAPVPETSAPAAIIIPIKVETEEGEQEVKIEDKEEESQSEVHGDQDQSSSITAETEQEDEETQEKAAEETPPSVSAEDESLESLQKSSEQQKPLERLEGPVTSNQLEHKEPVMDDGAIQVKEVGDEELNQPEEQELGTNPPSDVQTLELEAADIKQEATE, encoded by the exons ATGAGCGAGCCTGCTAAAACGGAGGAGCTATGTG ATGTTGGCCTGCCACCTGTCCTGGACCCCGGGGATCCTCGGCGGATGAATGCGGACTGGTTCAAGAGGAGTCTGGCTGCCTGTTCCTGGCTGGGGATCGTACCGGCTCCTCTGTTTGTGCCATCTATTTCTGAGTCAATGCATCCTCCCGGCCAGAAGATTAGGAAGTGGCGAGTCAACATGGATGTGGCCCACTTCTGTCCTTCTGAGATTTCTCTGAGAGCCAGAGGTGGATTTCTGGAAGTTCAAG GGAAGCACGATGAGAGGCCTGATGAGCATGGATTTATTGCCAGATGTTTCTCAAGAAAATACAG GCTTCCCACTGAGGTAGATGTCACCAAACTCACGTCCACACTTTCTGTCGATGGCATCTTGACGATTGAAGCTCCGGTTCCTGAAACCTCTGCTCCTGCTGCCATCATCATTCCAATAAAG GTGGAGACTGAGGAAGGAGaacaagaagtaaaaatagaagacaaagaggaagagtCACAATCAGAGGTTCATGGTGATCAGGACCAATCGAGCAGCATCACAGCCGAGACAGAGCAGGAAGATGAGGAGACCcaagaaaaagcagcagaagagacCCCTCCTTCAGTGTCTGCAGAGGACGAAAGCTTAGAGAGTCTGCAAAAATCttctgagcagcagaaaccCCTAGAAAGACTGGAAGGCCCGGTTACATCCAACCAGCTGGAACACAAAGAACCGGTCATGGATGATGGAGCGATCCAGGTAAAGGAGGTGGGAGATGAGGAGCTTAACCAGCCTGAGGAGCAGGAGCTGGGCACAAACCCACCGAGTGATGTCCAGACCCTGGAGCTGGAGGCTGCTGACATAAAGCAAGAAGCTACAGAGTAA
- the si:dkey-1k23.3 gene encoding heat shock protein beta-1 isoform X1 produces MSEPAKTEELCGEYKRDVPWYPLKKWWRFSQIFVPDVGLPPVLDPGDPRRMNADWFKRSLAACSWLGIVPAPLFVPSISESMHPPGQKIRKWRVNMDVAHFCPSEISLRARGGFLEVQGKHDERPDEHGFIARCFSRKYRLPTEVDVTKLTSTLSVDGILTIEAPVPETSAPAAIIIPIKVETEEGEQEVKIEDKEEESQSEVHGDQDQSSSITAETEQEDEETQEKAAEETPPSVSAEDESLESLQKSSEQQKPLERLEGPVTSNQLEHKEPVMDDGAIQVKEVGDEELNQPEEQELGTNPPSDVQTLELEAADIKQEATE; encoded by the exons ATGAGCGAGCCTGCTAAAACGGAGGAGCTATGTGGTGAGTACAAGAGGGATGTCCCTTGGTACCCACTGAAAAAATGGTGGCGGTTTAGCCAGATTTTCGTTCCAGATGTTGGCCTGCCACCTGTCCTGGACCCCGGGGATCCTCGGCGGATGAATGCGGACTGGTTCAAGAGGAGTCTGGCTGCCTGTTCCTGGCTGGGGATCGTACCGGCTCCTCTGTTTGTGCCATCTATTTCTGAGTCAATGCATCCTCCCGGCCAGAAGATTAGGAAGTGGCGAGTCAACATGGATGTGGCCCACTTCTGTCCTTCTGAGATTTCTCTGAGAGCCAGAGGTGGATTTCTGGAAGTTCAAG GGAAGCACGATGAGAGGCCTGATGAGCATGGATTTATTGCCAGATGTTTCTCAAGAAAATACAG GCTTCCCACTGAGGTAGATGTCACCAAACTCACGTCCACACTTTCTGTCGATGGCATCTTGACGATTGAAGCTCCGGTTCCTGAAACCTCTGCTCCTGCTGCCATCATCATTCCAATAAAG GTGGAGACTGAGGAAGGAGaacaagaagtaaaaatagaagacaaagaggaagagtCACAATCAGAGGTTCATGGTGATCAGGACCAATCGAGCAGCATCACAGCCGAGACAGAGCAGGAAGATGAGGAGACCcaagaaaaagcagcagaagagacCCCTCCTTCAGTGTCTGCAGAGGACGAAAGCTTAGAGAGTCTGCAAAAATCttctgagcagcagaaaccCCTAGAAAGACTGGAAGGCCCGGTTACATCCAACCAGCTGGAACACAAAGAACCGGTCATGGATGATGGAGCGATCCAGGTAAAGGAGGTGGGAGATGAGGAGCTTAACCAGCCTGAGGAGCAGGAGCTGGGCACAAACCCACCGAGTGATGTCCAGACCCTGGAGCTGGAGGCTGCTGACATAAAGCAAGAAGCTACAGAGTAA